In Aquiflexum balticum DSM 16537, a single genomic region encodes these proteins:
- a CDS encoding aspartate kinase, which translates to MKIMKFGGTSVGRPERMHQVKDLITRDQERKIVVLSALSGTTNALVGIGEALADANKDLAKERIDLLHKHYLTFYKELLTSEAARSKAEKIIKEHFEFLNIILRISFNEAINRDILAQGELLSTKLFYTLLQELGIDAVFLPALDFMSIDENHEPELSKISEKINAILKNYPEESIFVTQGYICKNHRNEVDNLKRGGSDYSASLIGAAIHAEVVEIWTDIDGMHNNDPRIVDKTRPIAQLSFDEAAELAYFGAKILHPASIWPAQQYNIAVKLLNTMEPDAPGTTITGTERGLGVKALAAKDGITAIKIKSSRMLLAYGFLRKVFEVFEKYKTSIDMITTSEVAVSVTIDDITYLQEIVKELEGYGTVEVDKNQAIISVVGNRIAESEGTVANIMNCLTAYPLRMVSYGGSRHNVSILVDSKFKNEALNSLNVGLFEW; encoded by the coding sequence ATGAAAATTATGAAATTCGGAGGTACTTCTGTAGGGAGACCCGAAAGAATGCATCAGGTCAAAGATTTGATCACAAGAGATCAGGAAAGAAAAATAGTAGTCCTTTCTGCGCTATCAGGTACCACCAATGCCCTTGTGGGTATAGGTGAAGCATTGGCAGATGCCAATAAAGATCTTGCCAAGGAGCGGATTGACCTATTGCATAAGCACTATTTGACTTTTTATAAGGAACTTCTGACAAGTGAAGCTGCCAGATCAAAAGCAGAAAAAATCATCAAAGAACATTTTGAATTCCTCAATATCATCCTCAGGATTTCATTTAATGAAGCTATAAATCGGGATATTTTGGCTCAAGGGGAACTGTTATCAACGAAACTGTTCTATACACTTCTCCAAGAGTTGGGCATCGATGCGGTATTTTTGCCCGCTTTGGACTTTATGAGTATTGATGAAAACCATGAGCCCGAACTTTCAAAAATCTCCGAAAAAATCAACGCTATCCTGAAAAATTATCCTGAAGAGAGCATTTTTGTCACTCAGGGCTATATATGCAAAAACCACAGAAATGAAGTGGATAACTTGAAGAGAGGTGGGTCAGATTATTCCGCTTCTTTAATTGGTGCTGCCATCCATGCTGAGGTGGTTGAAATTTGGACCGATATCGACGGGATGCACAACAATGACCCCCGGATTGTGGATAAAACGAGACCCATCGCCCAACTCTCCTTTGATGAAGCAGCCGAGTTGGCCTATTTTGGCGCCAAAATCCTGCATCCTGCCTCCATATGGCCGGCACAGCAATACAATATCGCTGTAAAACTATTGAACACCATGGAACCTGATGCCCCGGGAACTACCATAACCGGAACTGAAAGGGGATTAGGGGTCAAGGCCCTGGCAGCCAAAGACGGAATTACAGCCATCAAAATCAAATCCAGCAGAATGTTGCTCGCTTACGGGTTTTTGAGGAAAGTTTTTGAGGTTTTTGAGAAATACAAAACTTCAATTGATATGATTACAACTTCGGAAGTGGCTGTTTCGGTAACCATTGATGATATTACTTACTTGCAGGAGATCGTAAAAGAACTGGAAGGATATGGTACTGTTGAAGTGGATAAAAACCAGGCCATTATTTCTGTAGTGGGAAATAGGATTGCAGAATCCGAAGGAACTGTGGCCAATATCATGAACTGCCTCACCGCATATCCCCTTCGGATGGTATCCTATGGGGGAAGCAGGCATAATGTTTCTATCCTGGTCGATTCCAAATTCAAAAATGAAGCACTTAACAGTCTCAATGTAGGATTATTCGAGTGGTGA
- a CDS encoding carbohydrate binding family 9 domain-containing protein, with translation MRFCLPLFILLFTFEAFSQDSYDKESGIIASKIDYPISLDGVLDEPIWNDLDWAKDFSQFFPSDTSLAKAQSKVKIAFDERFLYIAAVMYNLGPREKYVSTSLRRDYRGEQNDGISFVLDTFNDKTNAFQFGVNPYGVQRESLIANGGMQSSDLNLAWDNKWYSFAKIYEDYWVVEMAIPFSTLRYNDGAMNWNVNFYRIDSEYNERSTWSPIPRNFNVINLAFSRKLIFEEPLKKESTNLSLIPYAAITTDRNSLEGTSNPVKPAFGGDAKIGIGPALNMDLTGNPDFSQVEVDEQVTNLDRFEIFFPERRQFFLENADLFADFGTQNIRPFFSRRIGVDRDETTGQNVQNPILYGIRLSGKLDEDWRVGLMNMQTANDSERGIVGKNFSVAAVQKKIFTRSNLGVILIGRETLNDNDGLPLFDPEQYNRLIGFDYNLASADNKWTGKFFYHKTFEFENKEKNSAAHAQINYNDLHWEASFSYSNVGEGFNPEVGFTPRTDFQRASSRVTHQFFPDSKIINRHGPGFETEILWNESLGVTDELHTLFYTSRFQSLSTLTITASNRFTYLFFPFDPTRTGGEPLEAGTEYRNNTVGFRYVGNPRKVFFISARGEIGEYFTGNIKTLIGAMNWRLGYLANISMNFSYNNIRLPEPQNDADLFLIGPRIDLTFTKSLFWTTFVQYNNQIDNINVNTRLQWRYAPVSDLFLVYTENYFPSTFASKQRAFVMKLNYWFNI, from the coding sequence ATGAGATTCTGTCTTCCTCTTTTCATTCTATTGTTCACTTTCGAAGCATTCTCACAAGACTCCTATGATAAAGAGTCAGGGATAATCGCGAGTAAAATCGACTACCCGATTTCATTAGACGGCGTATTGGATGAACCAATATGGAATGATCTGGATTGGGCTAAAGATTTTTCACAGTTTTTCCCATCAGATACCTCTTTGGCCAAAGCCCAGTCAAAAGTAAAAATCGCCTTTGATGAAAGATTTTTATACATCGCGGCTGTCATGTACAATCTTGGTCCAAGGGAAAAATACGTAAGCACTTCATTAAGAAGAGATTACAGAGGTGAGCAAAATGATGGGATCAGCTTTGTATTGGACACATTCAATGATAAAACCAATGCATTTCAATTTGGGGTAAACCCCTATGGTGTTCAAAGGGAATCCCTGATTGCTAATGGCGGCATGCAATCTTCGGACCTAAATCTTGCTTGGGACAATAAATGGTATTCCTTTGCCAAAATTTATGAGGATTATTGGGTGGTGGAAATGGCTATTCCATTTTCAACCTTACGCTACAACGATGGTGCTATGAATTGGAATGTCAATTTCTACAGGATTGACAGTGAATATAATGAAAGAAGTACTTGGTCTCCAATCCCCAGAAATTTTAATGTCATCAATCTCGCGTTCAGCAGAAAATTGATTTTTGAAGAACCATTGAAAAAAGAATCTACCAACCTCTCTTTGATTCCTTATGCAGCAATTACTACAGATAGAAACAGCCTTGAGGGAACTTCAAATCCTGTCAAACCTGCCTTTGGTGGGGATGCAAAAATAGGTATTGGCCCAGCTTTGAACATGGACCTGACCGGCAATCCTGACTTTTCTCAGGTGGAAGTAGATGAACAGGTGACCAACTTGGACAGATTTGAAATATTCTTTCCTGAAAGGAGGCAATTTTTTCTTGAAAATGCTGATTTATTTGCTGATTTCGGGACTCAGAATATTCGACCGTTCTTTTCAAGAAGAATAGGCGTGGACAGGGATGAAACTACAGGCCAAAATGTACAGAATCCGATTCTTTATGGGATCAGGTTAAGCGGGAAACTCGATGAGGATTGGAGAGTAGGTCTTATGAATATGCAGACCGCCAATGATTCAGAAAGAGGAATAGTGGGTAAGAATTTCTCTGTGGCTGCCGTTCAAAAAAAAATCTTTACACGGTCAAATTTAGGTGTGATTCTAATCGGCAGGGAAACCCTCAATGACAACGACGGATTACCATTATTTGACCCCGAGCAATATAACCGCCTGATCGGTTTTGATTATAACCTTGCTTCGGCAGACAATAAGTGGACGGGGAAATTCTTCTACCATAAAACCTTCGAATTCGAAAACAAGGAAAAAAACAGTGCCGCCCATGCACAAATCAACTACAATGATTTACATTGGGAGGCAAGTTTTTCTTATTCCAATGTGGGAGAAGGATTTAACCCTGAGGTTGGTTTTACACCAAGAACAGATTTTCAGCGTGCATCCTCCAGAGTCACCCATCAGTTTTTTCCTGATTCCAAAATTATCAACAGACATGGGCCGGGTTTTGAAACAGAAATCCTGTGGAATGAAAGTCTGGGAGTTACAGACGAGTTACACACTTTATTCTATACCAGTCGCTTCCAATCCTTATCGACTTTGACCATTACAGCAAGCAACAGATTCACCTACCTTTTCTTTCCTTTTGACCCTACCCGAACAGGAGGTGAACCACTTGAAGCAGGTACTGAGTATAGAAATAATACAGTGGGTTTTAGGTATGTCGGCAATCCACGAAAAGTATTTTTCATTTCGGCAAGAGGAGAAATCGGGGAATACTTTACCGGTAATATTAAAACCCTTATTGGGGCCATGAATTGGAGGCTGGGCTATTTGGCAAATATTTCAATGAATTTCAGTTACAACAATATTCGTCTTCCCGAACCCCAAAATGATGCTGACCTTTTTCTGATTGGACCAAGAATTGATCTGACTTTTACCAAAAGTCTTTTTTGGACTACTTTCGTCCAATACAACAATCAAATCGACAACATCAATGTAAACACCCGCCTTCAATGGAGATATGCACCGGTATCTGACCTGTTTTTGGTTTATACAGAAAATTATTTCCCTTCTACCTTTGCCTCCAAACAAAGGGCTTTTGTGATGAAATTAAACTATTGGTTTAATATTTAA
- a CDS encoding alpha-L-rhamnosidase-related protein gives MKNFFFKFIFILTCFSSCQKNSHEISLSSLLDDTNRLAGKKEYLSSPFVTAGDRVYMVGHQDGTFPDLGWHVEGEMGGIWNHPIKLMDGFTASVGLSDNSYCLNAADEFINYPFASKHFYKNQVPGMEIERFQFVPEGMQGIVIEFNFKNVGKSKIDFDFEFTGHTDLMPAWLGDQAGMIDNVDNLVFDEVRQAWRGKDEGNEWYVLFGSNRNGENFSGSSENCQFTPKGQGNAARLSYEIDLSPNEETNIKFFIAGSYTSQFDSEKTFDMLSAHSESLLEDKIKHYNDIASLTQITIPDKEIEKAFEWVKYNTEWLVREVPEIGKGLGAGIPDYPWWFGVDNEYTLKGAIATGRKDLVYHTIELIHKLSETNGNGRIVHEVSTNGVIFNPGNINETPQFASLIWWVYQWTWDKEFLSKYYPTIKKGLQWLMEENDKDGNLFPDGYGMMEIHGLESEMIDVATYTQVAFADAAQMALEMGESDQAEIYQQTADILKEKINKEFWVEEFNSYADFIGTTTEAIHLIDAAIVRADTLNKPWAVEELRATKRKLSTYPANKKQGFVIFHNWVVNTPMEMGIADEKKAIQALDKGRKFVNPFGVFVTGIDRDEFSESEDGSFSGSKVFSYTGAVMTLPTGVQAISENNYGRPDEALEYLQMMTKSFGFALPGSIYEVSPDYGMMTQAWNLYSYGVPLVTQFFGIKPQAHRRLIHISPQMPSSWKSAKIERVRIGENEISLDWKIRDDGVTEIEIIQTEPDWEIIFKFPVDKYESIKINQEESRTDLLEPGNVIRLSGNINTISLK, from the coding sequence ATGAAAAATTTTTTTTTCAAATTTATTTTCATTTTAACCTGCTTTTCATCCTGTCAAAAAAATTCCCATGAAATATCTCTTTCCAGTCTTTTGGATGACACTAATAGGCTAGCTGGGAAAAAAGAATACTTATCCTCGCCATTTGTAACTGCGGGAGACAGGGTATATATGGTAGGCCATCAAGATGGAACCTTCCCCGATTTGGGTTGGCATGTGGAAGGGGAAATGGGTGGAATCTGGAATCATCCCATCAAGTTGATGGATGGGTTTACCGCATCTGTGGGATTGTCAGATAATTCATATTGTCTGAATGCAGCAGATGAGTTTATCAATTATCCATTTGCCAGTAAGCATTTCTATAAAAACCAAGTGCCCGGAATGGAGATCGAAAGATTTCAGTTTGTACCTGAAGGGATGCAAGGTATAGTGATTGAATTTAATTTTAAAAATGTGGGTAAGTCCAAAATTGACTTCGATTTTGAATTTACAGGACATACCGATTTGATGCCGGCTTGGCTTGGAGACCAAGCCGGAATGATAGATAATGTGGATAACCTTGTATTTGATGAAGTCAGACAAGCTTGGCGGGGGAAAGATGAAGGAAATGAATGGTATGTTCTTTTTGGTTCCAATAGAAATGGTGAAAATTTTAGCGGATCTTCTGAAAATTGTCAATTTACTCCAAAGGGGCAAGGTAATGCGGCACGATTGAGTTATGAAATCGACCTTTCCCCCAATGAGGAAACAAATATTAAATTTTTTATAGCAGGTTCTTATACTTCACAATTTGATTCAGAGAAAACCTTTGATATGCTCAGTGCCCATTCTGAGTCCTTATTGGAAGATAAGATAAAACACTATAATGATATTGCGTCTTTGACCCAAATCACCATTCCTGATAAGGAAATTGAAAAAGCCTTTGAATGGGTGAAATATAATACGGAATGGCTTGTAAGGGAAGTTCCTGAAATTGGTAAAGGCCTGGGGGCAGGAATACCGGATTATCCTTGGTGGTTTGGGGTAGACAATGAATATACCCTGAAAGGAGCGATTGCTACAGGTAGAAAGGACTTGGTCTATCATACAATAGAACTTATCCACAAACTTTCTGAAACTAATGGCAATGGCAGAATTGTCCATGAAGTAAGTACCAACGGGGTCATTTTCAACCCTGGGAATATCAATGAAACTCCGCAGTTTGCCTCATTGATCTGGTGGGTGTATCAATGGACCTGGGATAAAGAATTTCTTTCCAAATATTATCCCACCATAAAAAAAGGTTTGCAATGGTTGATGGAGGAGAATGACAAAGATGGAAATCTTTTTCCCGATGGATATGGTATGATGGAAATCCATGGCCTTGAATCAGAGATGATAGATGTTGCCACATATACTCAGGTTGCCTTTGCTGACGCTGCCCAAATGGCATTGGAAATGGGGGAATCAGATCAGGCTGAAATTTATCAGCAGACTGCCGATATTCTCAAAGAAAAGATCAATAAGGAGTTTTGGGTTGAAGAATTCAATTCCTATGCAGATTTTATAGGAACGACTACCGAGGCAATTCATTTGATTGATGCGGCAATTGTCAGGGCCGACACACTCAATAAGCCTTGGGCAGTAGAGGAATTAAGAGCTACAAAAAGAAAGTTATCCACATACCCTGCAAATAAAAAACAGGGTTTCGTCATCTTTCATAACTGGGTGGTAAATACCCCCATGGAAATGGGTATTGCAGATGAAAAAAAAGCTATCCAAGCCTTGGATAAAGGCCGTAAGTTTGTAAATCCTTTTGGGGTATTTGTAACAGGGATAGATAGAGATGAATTCTCTGAATCAGAAGATGGTTCTTTTTCGGGTAGTAAAGTTTTTTCCTACACGGGTGCTGTGATGACCTTGCCTACAGGTGTTCAAGCTATTTCAGAAAACAATTACGGCCGGCCTGATGAGGCCTTGGAATATTTACAGATGATGACTAAATCCTTTGGATTTGCGCTTCCTGGATCTATTTATGAGGTTTCCCCCGATTATGGTATGATGACCCAAGCCTGGAATCTTTATAGTTATGGAGTGCCTTTGGTAACACAGTTTTTTGGAATCAAACCGCAGGCCCATCGTCGGCTTATTCACATTTCTCCCCAAATGCCCTCATCTTGGAAATCAGCCAAAATAGAGCGGGTTAGGATTGGTGAAAATGAAATATCCTTGGATTGGAAAATAAGAGATGACGGGGTGACTGAAATAGAAATCATCCAAACCGAGCCGGATTGGGAAATCATTTTCAAATTTCCTGTGGATAAGTATGAAAGCATAAAAATCAATCAGGAAGAAAGTAGGACGGATTTGTTAGAACCAGGTAATGTGATTCGGTTGAGTGGAAATATAAATACCATTTCTTTGAAATGA
- a CDS encoding DUF5034 domain-containing protein, giving the protein MKNLQQYLVVSIILFSSLIQSSCEDKCEETKYEIKEISLKPKTRSAGETLLSPWISANQLPYNRLMFELSFPKPVLVFFTLNATCPVVWTNNNRVSDIKLLSNQDYNENFPAGSDLLEIASFTVDNKFFFEKDLFLKDYINKSELTTAYFYLNESPVDNLNHTLRFVAELADGNSIETSGINVLLKSEE; this is encoded by the coding sequence ATGAAAAATTTACAGCAATACCTTGTTGTTTCTATCATTCTATTTTCTTCTTTGATCCAAAGTTCCTGTGAAGATAAATGTGAAGAAACCAAATATGAGATCAAGGAGATTTCCCTTAAACCGAAAACAAGGTCAGCAGGTGAAACATTACTCAGTCCATGGATATCTGCCAATCAGTTGCCATACAACAGACTGATGTTTGAGCTTTCATTTCCAAAACCTGTGTTGGTTTTTTTTACCCTTAATGCAACCTGTCCTGTTGTCTGGACAAATAATAATCGGGTAAGTGACATCAAATTACTGAGTAATCAGGATTATAATGAAAATTTTCCGGCCGGGTCTGATTTGTTGGAAATAGCTTCATTTACAGTAGACAATAAGTTTTTTTTCGAGAAGGATCTTTTTTTGAAAGATTACATCAATAAGTCCGAACTCACGACTGCTTATTTTTACTTGAATGAATCACCTGTGGATAATCTGAATCATACACTCAGGTTTGTCGCAGAATTGGCAGACGGAAACTCAATTGAAACCTCCGGGATAAATGTGCTGCTTAAGTCCGAAGAATAA
- a CDS encoding DASH family cryptochrome, which produces MKYNRIIVWFRNDLRVHDHASLSSSIEKGKEVVPVFCFDPRNFRELDLGISKSGSIRTKFLIESVDNLKKNLQKLGADLIIRIGKPEEKLIEMALELKADAIFFTEEVTEEEKKVENNLEKAAWGKGIETKSFWQSTLFHIEDLPFPINQIPEVFTQFRKECEKFSRVKKTIGLPTKINFPSESIDMGYIPKLSTFGLPDKPISSKSVLGFKGGEDEGKKRLLTYFWENDCLKSYKETRNGLLGADYSSKFSSWLSLGCISPRFVYEEVIRYEKGRKKNQSTYWLIFELIWRDYFRFICRKHGSKVFQIQGIKNNVDNWSKDKNLFFKWADGLTGIPFIDANMRELNQTGFMSNRGRQNVASFLVNDLGIDWRWGAAYFESMLIDYDVCSNWGNWMYIAGVGNDPRENRYFNILRQANAYDPKGEYIRHWIPEISQIPASDIHQPFELSTSDLNKLGIDLGKTYPHPIVEFKI; this is translated from the coding sequence ATGAAGTACAACAGAATTATAGTTTGGTTTAGAAATGATTTAAGGGTGCATGATCATGCATCCTTATCTTCATCTATTGAAAAAGGAAAAGAAGTGGTTCCCGTATTCTGCTTTGATCCCAGAAATTTTAGAGAGTTGGATCTTGGAATTTCAAAATCCGGATCAATCAGGACAAAATTCTTGATCGAATCTGTGGATAACTTAAAAAAGAATCTACAAAAATTAGGTGCTGATCTGATTATCAGGATAGGGAAGCCGGAAGAAAAGCTGATTGAAATGGCTTTAGAACTCAAGGCAGATGCTATATTTTTCACGGAGGAAGTGACTGAGGAAGAGAAAAAAGTTGAAAATAATCTTGAAAAAGCAGCCTGGGGCAAAGGAATTGAAACAAAGTCCTTTTGGCAAAGCACCTTATTCCATATTGAAGATTTGCCTTTCCCTATCAATCAAATACCTGAAGTATTTACACAGTTCAGAAAAGAGTGCGAAAAATTTTCCAGAGTCAAAAAGACAATTGGTTTACCTACCAAAATAAATTTCCCTTCTGAATCTATAGATATGGGGTATATCCCTAAGTTATCCACATTTGGATTGCCCGATAAACCCATTTCATCCAAATCTGTCTTAGGATTTAAAGGAGGAGAAGACGAAGGCAAAAAAAGATTACTGACCTATTTTTGGGAAAATGACTGTCTCAAGTCTTATAAAGAAACCCGGAACGGGCTTTTAGGTGCAGACTATAGCAGTAAATTTTCGTCTTGGCTATCTTTAGGCTGCATTTCTCCAAGATTTGTCTACGAAGAGGTGATTCGGTATGAAAAGGGCCGCAAAAAGAACCAATCTACTTATTGGCTGATTTTTGAATTGATTTGGCGGGACTATTTCCGATTTATTTGCCGGAAGCATGGCAGCAAGGTTTTCCAGATTCAGGGCATCAAAAACAATGTGGATAACTGGAGCAAAGACAAAAATCTATTTTTCAAATGGGCAGATGGATTAACAGGTATTCCCTTTATAGATGCCAATATGAGGGAATTGAACCAAACAGGATTTATGTCCAACAGGGGCAGACAGAATGTGGCCAGTTTTTTGGTCAATGACTTGGGAATTGATTGGAGATGGGGGGCAGCATATTTCGAGAGTATGTTGATAGATTATGATGTTTGTTCCAATTGGGGGAATTGGATGTATATAGCTGGTGTCGGCAATGACCCAAGGGAAAACCGCTATTTCAATATCCTTCGACAAGCAAATGCCTATGACCCCAAGGGGGAGTATATCCGGCACTGGATTCCGGAAATCTCACAAATCCCGGCTTCCGATATCCATCAGCCTTTTGAGTTATCCACCAGTGATCTGAATAAATTGGGAATTGATTTGGGAAAAACTTATCCACATCCTATAGTTGAATTCAAGATTTGA
- a CDS encoding cation:proton antiporter domain-containing protein encodes MEISNPIYIDAIWLSAAFFCGVLAKRIGLPPLVGFLFAGFAINFSGLQEGNLNSTIDVLADIGVMILLFTIGLKLKVKELIRPEIWVSASLHVILSILAFSSFLLGLTYLGLSIFADLGFHSTLMLSFAMSFSSTVFVVKTLEARGEFDSYHGKIAIGILVIQDIFAVLFIAVSDQKIPSLWILALPIILWLLQKILSKLLHQMEHGELFSFFGFFATFIAGALIFSLVGLKADLGALVSGMLLVNHPKADELYNRMAEYKDFFLIAFFINVGLVGLPSIPTFSVALILLPFALLKGLLFLYILSRFSMQPRTGYLTALSLTNFSEFGLIVGIVGLQIGLLPNEWIVALALLMSFSFILAAPLNVFSHEIFDRYKGIILKLNKKKNSVDCEPLDFGNAEILVVGLGSIGKHTFEALFETHGNKVLGLDYNPDLISELQTQGNQVLWADVTDSELWDNVDCKNIKTVFMTVSDYSTNLNALKEIARIKDRPFKIFSLSQYTEQTAKYRSLGVDYVFEYKENLGKDFVSNALDFKSM; translated from the coding sequence ATGGAAATTTCCAATCCGATTTACATCGATGCAATTTGGTTGTCTGCTGCCTTTTTTTGTGGTGTGCTAGCCAAAAGAATAGGTCTTCCGCCCCTTGTGGGGTTTTTGTTTGCGGGATTTGCAATCAATTTTTCAGGACTTCAGGAGGGAAATCTCAACAGTACCATTGATGTCTTGGCTGATATCGGGGTAATGATTTTACTCTTTACCATAGGGCTAAAACTTAAAGTAAAAGAGCTTATCAGGCCCGAAATTTGGGTTTCGGCATCTCTGCACGTTATCCTGTCCATTTTGGCATTTTCAAGCTTTCTATTAGGCCTTACCTACTTGGGATTAAGTATTTTCGCAGATTTGGGTTTTCATAGTACCTTAATGTTAAGTTTTGCCATGAGTTTTTCGAGCACTGTTTTTGTGGTTAAAACCTTAGAGGCAAGAGGGGAATTTGATTCTTATCACGGCAAGATTGCTATTGGCATTTTGGTAATTCAGGACATCTTTGCAGTGCTTTTTATAGCAGTTTCGGATCAAAAAATCCCTTCCCTGTGGATTTTAGCACTTCCCATAATTTTGTGGTTGTTACAGAAAATTCTCAGCAAGCTTCTCCACCAAATGGAACATGGCGAACTGTTTTCGTTTTTTGGTTTCTTTGCCACATTTATTGCAGGGGCATTGATTTTCAGCTTGGTAGGCTTAAAGGCCGATTTGGGGGCATTGGTAAGCGGAATGTTATTGGTGAATCATCCCAAAGCAGATGAACTTTACAATCGGATGGCCGAGTATAAGGATTTCTTCCTTATTGCCTTTTTTATTAATGTCGGATTGGTGGGACTTCCAAGTATACCTACATTTAGTGTCGCATTGATTCTACTTCCTTTTGCCTTGCTAAAGGGCCTTTTGTTTTTGTACATTCTCTCCAGGTTTTCCATGCAACCACGAACCGGGTATCTCACTGCTTTGAGTTTGACAAATTTCAGTGAATTTGGTTTGATTGTGGGAATCGTTGGACTTCAAATTGGACTGCTTCCCAATGAATGGATTGTGGCTTTGGCACTGTTAATGTCTTTTTCTTTTATTTTGGCAGCACCGTTAAATGTCTTTTCCCATGAAATTTTTGATCGTTACAAGGGGATTATTTTAAAATTAAATAAGAAAAAGAATAGTGTGGATTGTGAACCCCTGGATTTTGGGAATGCTGAGATTTTGGTGGTTGGTTTGGGAAGTATTGGAAAGCACACTTTTGAAGCACTATTCGAAACTCATGGAAATAAAGTTCTGGGACTCGATTATAATCCTGACTTAATTTCAGAGCTTCAAACACAGGGGAATCAGGTATTGTGGGCAGACGTCACAGATAGCGAACTATGGGATAATGTAGATTGCAAAAATATTAAAACAGTATTCATGACGGTAAGCGATTATTCCACGAATCTCAATGCCTTGAAAGAGATCGCCCGCATAAAGGATCGACCGTTTAAAATATTCTCTTTGAGCCAATATACTGAACAAACGGCAAAGTACCGTTCTTTAGGAGTGGACTATGTTTTTGAGTATAAAGAAAACCTTGGTAAGGATTTTGTGTCCAATGCGCTTGATTTTAAAAGTATGTAG
- a CDS encoding alpha/beta fold hydrolase, whose protein sequence is MIAFSQKGTGQALILIHGFCESKEMWKTFSDHLSKSYQVFCPDLPGFGESPLDQTQISLEETAVLLQEWMEENHIHHPFIIGHSLGGYVTLALAELMGQELKAIGLFHSTAFADDEEKKKTRNKTIDFVKKNGVDKFIDSFVPPLFSEQHRASQSEKIEELISFGKRSSKQGILAFIAAMRDRKDRFDVWKTFQGPKLMIAGDLDPAVKVESSRLHQPFGTLYHEMIGVGHMGMFEQQEEALRTIEKFLSDRSG, encoded by the coding sequence ATGATAGCTTTTTCTCAAAAAGGAACCGGCCAAGCACTTATCTTAATTCACGGATTTTGTGAGTCCAAAGAAATGTGGAAAACTTTTTCAGATCACTTATCCAAGTCCTATCAGGTATTCTGTCCCGATCTCCCCGGATTTGGTGAAAGTCCACTTGATCAAACACAAATAAGTTTGGAAGAAACAGCGGTTTTGCTTCAGGAATGGATGGAGGAAAACCATATTCACCATCCCTTCATCATCGGCCATTCGCTTGGCGGATATGTCACTTTGGCCTTGGCCGAACTGATGGGACAGGAACTCAAGGCCATTGGCCTTTTCCATTCTACTGCTTTTGCTGATGACGAAGAAAAAAAGAAAACGAGAAACAAAACCATCGATTTTGTCAAAAAAAACGGTGTGGATAAGTTTATAGATTCATTTGTTCCGCCTCTTTTCTCAGAGCAACATCGGGCTTCCCAATCAGAGAAAATTGAGGAATTGATTTCATTTGGAAAACGGAGCTCCAAGCAAGGCATTCTTGCTTTTATCGCAGCTATGCGGGACAGGAAGGATAGATTTGATGTGTGGAAAACTTTTCAGGGACCCAAATTAATGATTGCAGGTGATTTGGACCCGGCTGTCAAGGTCGAGTCCAGCAGATTACACCAACCTTTTGGTACCCTTTATCATGAAATGATCGGAGTAGGTCACATGGGGATGTTTGAACAACAAGAAGAGGCTCTAAGGACTATTGAAAAATTTTTGTCGGATCGAAGCGGTTAA